From Microbacterium rhizosphaerae:
CTGCAGGGCATCTCGTACGGACTCATGGTCATGGCCGGGCCCGCTCTGGCCGGCCTGCTGGTCGCGTTCGCCGGCTACGCCTGGACGTACTCCATCGACGTCGTCCTCATGACGTCGCTGTTCCTCGGCCTCTGGACGCTGCCCAGCGTCCGACCCGAGGGAGACATCGTGCGTCCGGGCCTGCAGTCCCTCGCGGACGGATGGGCGTTCCTGCGTCGTGCGTCGAACATCCGGCTGCAGTACATCCTGGACATCACGGCGATGACCTTCGGCCAGCCGCTCGCTCTGTTCCCGGCCGTCGGCGCCGTGCTGCTCGGGGGCGGAGCGATCACGACCGGAGCACTCACCGCGGCCGTCGCGGCCGGTGCGTTCCTCTCGAGCCTCTTCTCGGGCCCGATCGGGCGCGTACGACACCACGGCATCGGCATCGAGCGCGCGATCCAGGTCTACGGACTGGCGATGCTCGTCTTCGGCCTCGTGCTCGCAGCCGCCGCCCTCGGCTGGTTCGCCCCGCCGGTCGTCGGGCCGCACTCCCCCAACCTCGTGCTCATCGCTGCCGCGGTCGTCGTGCTCGCCATCGCGGGAGCCGCCGACAACGTCAGCGCGATCTACCGCTCGACGATGATGCAGGCTGCCGTGCCGGACTCCGTGCGCGGGCGTCTGCAGGGCATCTTCATCGTGGTCGTGGCCGGCGGCCCGCGCGTCGGAGCGCTCTACGCCGGCGCGCTCGCGACCCTCACGACGCTGTGGTTGCCGCCCCTGCTCGGCGGGATCGTCATCATCGCGCTCGTCGGAGTGCTGGTGCGGCTGAGCCCGCGCTTCCGCGCCTACGACGCCGCGCACCCGGAGCCCTGACCGCCCGCGCGAATGTCCCACCCCCGAGGCACACTGGGTCGATGACCACGACCCGCACGACCTCGATCGCGCTCCGCGGTGCCTACGACCTGCGTGAGGTCGCACTGATGGGGTTCGGCCACCGCGACGAGAAGGACTTCGACGGGGTGATGCGCCTCGCCTTCTGCACCGACGAGCTCGACGGGCAGGTCGGCGTCGAGGTGCGCCACGGCGACGGCGAGCTGGAACTCGTCGTGCACGGCGAGGGCGACCTGGATGCGATCGCACGGCAGGTCGCCCGCGTCGTCTCCGCAGACCACGACGGCGTGGCGTGGGCTGCGGTGTGCGCGGCCGATCCTGTGCTGTCCCGCGTGTACGCCGCGGCTCCCGGATTCCGCCCGTCGAACTTCTACAGCCCGTACGAGGCGGCCGTCTGGGCGGTCGTGTCCGCCCGGCGGGCGCGCGCCCAGGGCATCGGCCTGCGCCGGCGGCTGAGCGAGGTGCACGGGGCTGTGTTCGAGCTGGCCGGGGCGCCGGAGGCCGCGCTGCCCACGCCGATGCAGCTGCTCGAGCTCGAATCCTTCCCCGGCCTGCCCGCCGACCGCGTCCCGCGACTGCACGGCATCGCACGCGCCGCTCTC
This genomic window contains:
- a CDS encoding MFS transporter, with translation MAWTRPRLRREHFIDLRPLGTPAFARMWAGSTLSGLGGQLTIVAVMLQVYEITHDSFAVAMIAFAGLVPMMIAGLYGGMLADAFDRRVVALAAASVTFASTALLAGLTWAHLETVWWLYALSIVISAANSIVMATRAAIVPRLIPRDQLPAASALQGISYGLMVMAGPALAGLLVAFAGYAWTYSIDVVLMTSLFLGLWTLPSVRPEGDIVRPGLQSLADGWAFLRRASNIRLQYILDITAMTFGQPLALFPAVGAVLLGGGAITTGALTAAVAAGAFLSSLFSGPIGRVRHHGIGIERAIQVYGLAMLVFGLVLAAAALGWFAPPVVGPHSPNLVLIAAAVVVLAIAGAADNVSAIYRSTMMQAAVPDSVRGRLQGIFIVVVAGGPRVGALYAGALATLTTLWLPPLLGGIVIIALVGVLVRLSPRFRAYDAAHPEP
- a CDS encoding DNA-3-methyladenine glycosylase family protein, whose amino-acid sequence is MTTTRTTSIALRGAYDLREVALMGFGHRDEKDFDGVMRLAFCTDELDGQVGVEVRHGDGELELVVHGEGDLDAIARQVARVVSADHDGVAWAAVCAADPVLSRVYAAAPGFRPSNFYSPYEAAVWAVVSARRARAQGIGLRRRLSEVHGAVFELAGAPEAALPTPMQLLELESFPGLPADRVPRLHGIARAALDGALDIGRLTAMSPADAMADVQRLPGIGPFYSALIVIRACGLTDVLSTQEDHTRTAVQELYGLDHRPDDDELERIAEAWRPFRTWATVALRAVGSRMPAHA